One genomic window of Erinaceus europaeus chromosome 7, mEriEur2.1, whole genome shotgun sequence includes the following:
- the LOC132539249 gene encoding thiosulfate sulfurtransferase/rhodanese-like domain-containing protein 3, with product MVPPVPLREALLACGDAALWGLKSIKGSCHNFCTAVSKVVTYKELKNLLNSKKIILIDVRETWEIYMYGKIPGSMNIPLDDVVEALQMSPREFKEKYNEEQPSKSDNLVFSCLAGVRSKKALETAVSLGFSSPSPAGVTQQESVFTALTAGCVFSVLSTTPGDGRSGQPMSIQRRNKESRLGDTSWLSPSVHPISCAAPSEQRNKNLVVTLL from the coding sequence ATGGTGCCGCCGGTCCCCTTGCGCGAGGCGCTGCTCGCCTGCGGGGACGCTGCGCTCTGGGGTTTGAAGTCCATAAAAGGAAGCTGCCACAATTTTtgtactgcagtttccaaagttGTCACTTACAAGGAACTTAAAAACCTGCTGAATTCCAAAAAAATCATCTTAATTGACGTTAGAGAGACGTGGGAAATTTATATGTATGGAAAGATCCCCGGGTCGATGAACATACCATTAGACGACGTAGTGGAAGCGCTGCAGATGAGCCCCAGAGAATTCAAAGAGAAGTACAATGAAGAGCAGCCGTCCAAATCTGACAACCTAGTGTTCTCCTGCTTAGCTGGAGTGAGGAGCAAGAAAGCTCTGGAGACAGCGGTGTCTCTGGGATTTAGCAGTCCAAGTCCGGCTGGTGTCACACAACAGGAGAGCGTGTTCACAGCACTGACTGCTGGATGTGTGTTTTCAGTGCTCAGCACTACGCCGGGGGATGGAAGGAGTGGTCAACCTATGAGCATCCAGAGAAGAAACAAGGAGAGTAGACTTGGGGACACAAGCTGGCTTTCCCCGTCTGTACACCCCATCTCGTGTGCAGCCCCGAGTGAGCAGAGGAATAAAAATCTAGTGGTGAcactattgtaa